Proteins from one Desulfuribacillus alkaliarsenatis genomic window:
- a CDS encoding alpha/beta fold hydrolase yields the protein MYLKSELGTVYYEVHGKANAPTIIFSHGVSMDHHTFDAQVEALKESYQVIVWDFPFHGKSSPIDTSLSFSKTSVKLMIEILDELQINKAVWAGLSLGSFVTQRAASMYPNRVSATVHIGGGSIYPSVTGLLKALKPLVSLYIGLYPPKAMYKAFAEHRALAPETKRYMEEVASKTGKAVVTHLTKEMLNDMVEGLPSPLAQPMLITYGDQEMNFIKKNCIKWHESSSNSQLAVIQNARHIANQDNPDDFNAVLLAFLKTV from the coding sequence ATGTATTTAAAATCAGAACTAGGAACAGTGTATTACGAAGTCCATGGCAAAGCGAATGCCCCGACTATAATCTTTTCCCACGGGGTGTCTATGGATCATCACACCTTTGATGCTCAGGTCGAGGCGTTAAAGGAATCCTATCAGGTCATTGTTTGGGATTTTCCCTTCCATGGCAAATCAAGCCCTATAGACACTTCGCTGTCTTTCTCAAAAACTTCTGTCAAATTGATGATAGAAATATTGGATGAACTACAGATTAACAAAGCCGTCTGGGCTGGATTGTCCTTGGGTAGCTTCGTGACGCAACGGGCAGCTTCGATGTATCCAAATAGAGTCTCAGCAACCGTTCATATTGGAGGCGGTTCTATCTACCCGAGTGTCACAGGCTTATTAAAAGCTCTTAAACCTCTAGTATCACTATATATCGGTCTATATCCCCCTAAGGCCATGTATAAAGCATTTGCCGAGCATAGAGCACTCGCTCCTGAAACCAAGCGTTATATGGAAGAAGTCGCATCCAAAACAGGGAAAGCAGTAGTTACTCATTTAACAAAAGAAATGCTTAATGACATGGTTGAAGGGCTTCCTAGTCCCCTAGCACAGCCAATGCTTATTACTTATGGGGATCAGGAAATGAACTTCATCAAAAAGAATTGTATTAAATGGCACGAAAGCAGCTCAAACAGTCAGCTTGCTGTTATTCAAAACGCACGTCATATTGCGAATCAGGATAACCCAGATGATTTTAACGCCGTGTTATTAGCGTTTTTAAAAACTGTATAA
- a CDS encoding alpha/beta fold hydrolase — MDTIYKTKHGENIVKDLYNQQVESLGVGYEDIFVETRFGKTHILKVGNPDATPILLFHGGNSTAAYSLKQNLHLIEDFLVYAPDTIGHPGKSDQKVLSSNTLEYGEWASDVIDSLGFEKIICIGESFGGGIVAKLMCVSPEKISKAILLVPAGIYNASKSKLIFSMGIPMMMYIVTKKEKWFEKAFLPMTTHGEAIDKDTLEMIRTSFHYVKVNPNMPSNIKKEDIKNYQAPTLLLAGEKDVLFPGEKVINRAKEIMPNLETHLLQECGHLYFSSDKRKQYIKRIINDFLSK; from the coding sequence ATGGATACAATTTACAAAACAAAACATGGAGAAAACATAGTAAAAGATTTATATAATCAACAAGTTGAGAGCCTTGGAGTAGGATATGAAGATATCTTTGTGGAAACAAGATTTGGAAAAACGCACATTTTAAAAGTGGGAAACCCAGATGCGACACCGATCTTGCTATTTCACGGTGGGAATAGCACAGCTGCATATTCATTAAAGCAGAACTTGCATTTAATTGAAGATTTTTTAGTATATGCACCTGATACTATTGGACATCCTGGCAAAAGCGATCAAAAGGTTTTATCATCAAATACACTTGAATATGGCGAATGGGCATCAGATGTCATTGACTCCCTAGGATTTGAAAAAATTATCTGCATTGGGGAGTCCTTTGGTGGTGGTATTGTAGCTAAGCTTATGTGCGTATCCCCTGAAAAGATTTCAAAAGCAATACTACTGGTACCAGCAGGTATATATAATGCTTCAAAATCAAAGCTTATTTTTAGCATGGGAATTCCAATGATGATGTATATAGTAACAAAGAAAGAAAAATGGTTTGAGAAAGCATTTTTACCTATGACAACACATGGGGAAGCGATTGATAAAGATACATTGGAGATGATTCGCACAAGCTTTCATTATGTTAAAGTTAATCCTAATATGCCAAGTAATATTAAAAAAGAGGATATAAAGAATTACCAGGCACCCACATTATTGCTTGCTGGCGAAAAAGACGTATTATTTCCAGGTGAAAAAGTAATTAATCGAGCTAAAGAAATAATGCCTAATCTTGAAACGCATCTTTTGCAAGAGTGTGGTCATTTGTATTTTTCTTCAGATAAGAGAAAGCAATATATAAAGAGAATAATAAATGATTTTTTATCTAAATAG
- a CDS encoding TetR/AcrR family transcriptional regulator: MGKQSELKYQRLLQKAEELFIKRGYKNVSIDEIAAYAGISKVTIYKHFDSKEALFIHIVTDITDKHYNLLESNLNSIPSAVDKLHYLFSFSIESHRKYSQAFYQDMMEIPFIWEQIYAYRKNRAIAICEQILEAGILTKELRSLNVKYTISLLLQLGEALPKMYPFDNQAEAELFLESYYDFIKHALMKH, encoded by the coding sequence ATGGGTAAGCAAAGTGAATTGAAATACCAGAGATTATTACAGAAGGCAGAAGAATTATTTATCAAGCGCGGATATAAGAATGTATCTATTGATGAAATTGCCGCTTATGCTGGCATTAGTAAGGTAACAATTTATAAGCATTTCGACTCCAAAGAAGCGCTCTTTATTCATATTGTTACTGACATCACAGACAAACACTATAACCTATTAGAATCGAATTTAAATAGCATTCCATCTGCTGTCGACAAACTTCATTATCTCTTTTCTTTTAGTATAGAGTCACACAGAAAATACTCACAGGCCTTTTATCAAGATATGATGGAAATACCCTTCATATGGGAGCAGATATATGCGTACAGAAAGAACAGAGCTATTGCCATCTGTGAGCAAATATTAGAAGCTGGCATACTGACGAAAGAATTAAGAAGCCTTAATGTCAAGTATACAATTTCATTGCTCCTGCAACTTGGCGAAGCCCTCCCGAAAATGTATCCATTCGACAACCAAGCAGAAGCTGAGTTGTTTTTAGAAAGCTATTATGATTTTATCAAGCATGCCCTTATGAAACATTAG
- a CDS encoding TetR/AcrR family transcriptional regulator has translation MERNDKDINIVSNRTSGENIMVVAKRKKGKETQEKILRVAAELFALRGYDAVTMRNIAAAVKIKESSIYNHFDSKQAIRAALFEQFSLKMNSSRILGGEFEGLLLLKDAEKILQHMIVRFGQSIDSTLDHIATIVFVERFRNKQAADLYYSLVIEEQVNYYTRVFQRLLDEGLLPAVNVDAKDMAKLYNNILVTLANEYAMASNGMVEPSVVIKKMIDSVHFFVKQYK, from the coding sequence ATGGAAAGAAACGATAAAGATATCAATATAGTAAGTAATAGAACCAGTGGAGAGAACATAATGGTCGTGGCAAAAAGGAAAAAGGGCAAAGAAACGCAAGAAAAGATTTTACGGGTAGCGGCGGAGTTGTTTGCATTGAGAGGGTATGATGCTGTGACGATGCGAAACATTGCTGCAGCCGTCAAAATAAAAGAAAGCTCGATTTATAATCACTTCGATAGCAAGCAGGCGATAAGGGCAGCTTTATTTGAACAGTTTTCGCTAAAGATGAATAGTTCAAGGATTTTAGGTGGTGAGTTTGAAGGACTGTTATTACTGAAGGATGCCGAGAAAATACTACAGCACATGATAGTTCGTTTTGGACAGTCAATAGATAGCACACTAGATCACATTGCGACAATTGTATTTGTCGAGAGGTTTCGAAACAAGCAAGCGGCCGACTTGTATTACTCATTGGTTATCGAAGAGCAAGTTAATTACTATACAAGGGTATTTCAACGTTTGCTTGATGAAGGGCTGCTCCCAGCAGTAAATGTAGATGCCAAAGACATGGCAAAACTGTATAACAACATTCTAGTGACACTAGCAAATGAATATGCTATGGCGAGTAATGGTATGGTTGAACCATCTGTTGTGATAAAGAAAATGATTGATTCGGTGCATTTTTTTGTGAAGCAATACAAGTAA